Proteins found in one Anopheles aquasalis chromosome 3, idAnoAquaMG_Q_19, whole genome shotgun sequence genomic segment:
- the LOC126577583 gene encoding coiled-coil domain-containing protein 102A isoform X1, with product MSQSAPRRHPPSGGNADVGSMSAKFVDTEWEARESQRQRELEEARARAAQMEKTMKWWSDCTANWREKWSKVRTERNKAREEAKQLRSNLEAAIKESNSYKREKCELEMQITQLKKEMEKVHTLMMKHAGRFNKASLDAGDEADARDARGDNNCSPDISSDGLKNVNSEDGLVTKLEPNLPDDEGTGGVRPSHGGTAPSSLLPPDASVADLDIEEYILQGGAMPKHSVEFRDKNEQLAEERRLIQQLSKDDHDEEYLLQKISMLQLRLEDAQKTVQIEREERTAVQRNLEKARHDMQEMRDKCEELRSAKQDAVRELLTLQEQHRVEMRITHNSLQEEIAARETLERRLCELRTELERLQAENAAEWGKRERLETEKLNMERETKKLRAECQDLQERLERKGRPLVNSDVELRSLQQELLDKNKELSDLRHSHSKMKKMLSEANTELGHAVRRAEQYETEVKRLRSRVEELKHELAGAEDELDAACNHVRRLQRTNEELSGQTEGLQVQIQHLQTSNGSPKQHDIGNYKATNRSNYTANVSYKPNINDLKQLFDNSSRGGAGAGGSGGGPSSKHQPSSSIGGQIPSYIPLSSGSYYDAKPSYIDHDAPSPPSLNNNKYEFERAKQKFDNITRAAAAASTTASGGGGGGGAAAGHKSRSSAGVSAAKQQHHSSSSSAIPKRYDQNVFPGTGGGGGGSSGPGSIGLGSESRNIRHMGGMIADDMPPTKSHGHDQQLMYDGNCSSYDQSPATGAPGAPVHQAGRESRNSAHKPMNIGKLNDVNLDGLKVSEDDETP from the exons ATGTCGCAAAGTGCCCCGAGACGCCACCCACCCAGCGGGGGAAACGCCGATGTTGGCAGCATGTCGGCCAAGTTTGTTGACACGGAATGGGAGGCACGGGAG TCACAACGGCAGCGGGAACTGGAAGAGGCGCGTGCACGAGCCGCGCAGATGGAGAAAACGATGAAATGGTGGTCCGACTGTACGGCAAATTGGCGCGAAAAATGGAGTAAG GTCCGCACCGAGCGCAACAAGGCACGGGAAGAGGCGAAACAACTGCGCAGCAATCTGGAGGCCGCCATCAAGGAATCCAACTCGTACAAGCGCGAAAAGTGTGAACTCGAGATGCAGATCACgcagctgaagaaggaaatggaaaaggtgCACACGCTCATGATGAAACACGCCGGTCGATTCAACAAGGCCAGCCTGGATGCTGGCGATGAAGCGGATGCACGCGATGCACGTGGTGATAACAACTGCTCACCGGACATCTCCTCCGACGGGCTGAAGAACGTGAACAGTGAGGATGGGCTGGTGACGAAGCTTGAGCCGAATCTGCCGGATGATGAGGGCACAGGTGGCGTCCGTCCATCCCATGGTGGTACGGCACCATCGTCCCTATTGCCACCCGATGCTAGCGTTGCCGATCTCGACATCGAAGAGTACATTCTGCAAGGTGGCGCCATGCCGAAACATTCCGTCGAGTTTCGTGACAAGAACGAACAGCTGGCAGAGGAGCGTCGGCTCATCCAGCAGCTATCAAAGGACGATCACGACGAGGAGTATCTACTGCAGAAGATCTCGATGCTACAGCTACGCCTCGAGGATGCCCAGAAAACAGTGCAGATTGAGCGAGAGGAACGAACGGCCGTTCAGCGCAACCTCGAGAAGGCGCGCCACGATATGCAGGAGATGCGTGACAAGTGTGAGGAGTTGCGCTCGGCCAAACAAGATGCGGTGCGTGAGTTGCTCACGCTtcaggagcagcaccgagtGGAGATGCGCATCACGCACAACTCGCTACAGGAGGAAATAGCGGCCCGGGAAACGCTGGAGCGACGATTGTGCGAACTGCGCACCGAGCTGGAACGATTGCAGGCAGAAAATGCGGCCGAATGGGGTAAACGGGAGCGGCTCGAGACGGAAAAGCTCAACATGGAGCGTGAAACGAAGAAACTGCGCGCCGAGTGCCAAGATCTGCAGGAGCGACTCGAACGCAAGGGCCGCCCATTGGTCAACAGTGATGTGGAGCTGCGATCTTTGCAGCAGGAACTGTTAGATAAAAATAAG GAACTGAGTGATCTACGGCATTCGCAtagcaaaatgaaaaagatgctcTCGGAAGCCAACACCGAGCTGGGGCATGCGGTGCGCCGGGCCGAGCAATACGAAACCGAGGTGAAACGGTTGCGGTCACGCGTAGAGGAACTAAAGCACGAACTGGCCGGTGCGGAAGATGAACTGGATGCGGCCTGTAATCATGTGCGCCGTCTGCAGCGCACAAACGAAGAGCTTAGTGGCCAAACTGAGGGCCTGCAGGTGCAGATACAACATTTGCAAACAAG CAATGGTAGCCCCAAGCAGCACGACATTGGCAACTACAAAGCAACGAATCGCTCCAATTACACCGCGAACGTGAGCTACAAACCGAACATTAACGACCTGAAGCAACTGTTTGACAACTCATCccgtggcggtgctggtgctggtggtagtggtggtggacctTCTTCAAAGCATCAACCATCAAGCAGCATCGGTGGTCAGATACCGTCCTACATTCCACTATCATCCGGTTCGTACTACGATGCCAAACCAAGCTACATCGATCACGAtgcaccgtcgccaccgtctctcaacaacaacaaatacgAATTCGAACGAGCCAAGCAGAAATTTGACAACATAACACGGGCCGCGGCTGCTGCCTCTACTactgccagtggtggtggtggtggtggtggtgctgctgctggtcacaAATCACGCTCTTCCGCCGGTGTTTCggcagcgaagcagcagcatcacagtTCGAGTAGCTCCGCCATTCCGAAGCGCTACGATCAGAATGTGTTCCCcggaactggtggtggtggtggtggtagttccGGTCCTGGTTCTATCGGCTTAGGAAGCGAGTCGAGAAATATTCGGCATATGGGCGGAATGATTGCTGATGATATGCCACCGACAAAGAGCCACGGGCACGACCAGCAGCTGATGTACGATGGAAACTGTTCCTCGTACGACCAGTCACCTGCTACGGGGGCACCGGGAGCTCCGGTTCATCAAGCAGGTCGGGAGTCACGTAACAGCGCTCACAAGCCAATGAACATTGGCAAGTTGAACGATGTCAATCTGGACGGGTTAAAGGTATCGGAGGATGATGAA ACTCCGTAG
- the LOC126577584 gene encoding lysozyme c-1-like has translation MKVLVLAAFAICAILGSATVVSGKTFGKCELAKILVDKGIAKSAVPDWICLVQHESAFSSTATNKNKNGSTDYGLFQINNKYWCDSGYGTNDCKIACKSLINDDITDDIKCAQLVHRRHGFNAWYGWLNHCKGKTLPSVTECF, from the exons ATGAAAGTGCTAGTACTTGCCGCTTTTGCCATCTGCGCCATTCTTGGCAGTGCCACCGTCGTTAGTGGAAAGACGTTCGGCAAATGTGAGCTGGCCAAGATCCTGGTGGACAAAGGTATCGCCAAAAGTGCAGTTCCGGATT GGATCTGTCTGGTGCAGCATGAAAGCGCATTCAGTAGCACGGcaacgaacaaaaacaaaaacggatccACTGATTACGGATTGTTTCAAATCAACAATAAGTACTGGTGTGACTCGGGCTACGGTACCAACGATTGCAAAATCGCCTGCAAAA GCTTGATCAACGACGATATCACGGATGACATCAAGTGCGCCCAGCTAGTGCACCGCAGGCATGGTTTCAACGCGTGGTACGGTTGGCTGAATCACTGCAAGGGAAAGACGCTCCCGAGTGTGACCGAGTGCTTCTAA
- the LOC126577583 gene encoding coiled-coil domain-containing protein 102A isoform X2, whose translation MSQSAPRRHPPSGGNADVGSMSAKFVDTEWEARESQRQRELEEARARAAQMEKTMKWWSDCTANWREKWSKVRTERNKAREEAKQLRSNLEAAIKESNSYKREKCELEMQITQLKKEMEKVHTLMMKHAGRFNKASLDAGDEADARDARGDNNCSPDISSDGLKNVNSEDGLVTKLEPNLPDDEGTGGVRPSHGGTAPSSLLPPDASVADLDIEEYILQGGAMPKHSVEFRDKNEQLAEERRLIQQLSKDDHDEEYLLQKISMLQLRLEDAQKTVQIEREERTAVQRNLEKARHDMQEMRDKCEELRSAKQDAVRELLTLQEQHRVEMRITHNSLQEEIAARETLERRLCELRTELERLQAENAAEWGKRERLETEKLNMERETKKLRAECQDLQERLERKGRPLVNSDVELRSLQQELLDKNKELSDLRHSHSKMKKMLSEANTELGHAVRRAEQYETEVKRLRSRVEELKHELAGAEDELDAACNHVRRLQRTNEELSGQTEGLQVQIQHLQTRLRSYGSTNLLSANDDISDNE comes from the exons ATGTCGCAAAGTGCCCCGAGACGCCACCCACCCAGCGGGGGAAACGCCGATGTTGGCAGCATGTCGGCCAAGTTTGTTGACACGGAATGGGAGGCACGGGAG TCACAACGGCAGCGGGAACTGGAAGAGGCGCGTGCACGAGCCGCGCAGATGGAGAAAACGATGAAATGGTGGTCCGACTGTACGGCAAATTGGCGCGAAAAATGGAGTAAG GTCCGCACCGAGCGCAACAAGGCACGGGAAGAGGCGAAACAACTGCGCAGCAATCTGGAGGCCGCCATCAAGGAATCCAACTCGTACAAGCGCGAAAAGTGTGAACTCGAGATGCAGATCACgcagctgaagaaggaaatggaaaaggtgCACACGCTCATGATGAAACACGCCGGTCGATTCAACAAGGCCAGCCTGGATGCTGGCGATGAAGCGGATGCACGCGATGCACGTGGTGATAACAACTGCTCACCGGACATCTCCTCCGACGGGCTGAAGAACGTGAACAGTGAGGATGGGCTGGTGACGAAGCTTGAGCCGAATCTGCCGGATGATGAGGGCACAGGTGGCGTCCGTCCATCCCATGGTGGTACGGCACCATCGTCCCTATTGCCACCCGATGCTAGCGTTGCCGATCTCGACATCGAAGAGTACATTCTGCAAGGTGGCGCCATGCCGAAACATTCCGTCGAGTTTCGTGACAAGAACGAACAGCTGGCAGAGGAGCGTCGGCTCATCCAGCAGCTATCAAAGGACGATCACGACGAGGAGTATCTACTGCAGAAGATCTCGATGCTACAGCTACGCCTCGAGGATGCCCAGAAAACAGTGCAGATTGAGCGAGAGGAACGAACGGCCGTTCAGCGCAACCTCGAGAAGGCGCGCCACGATATGCAGGAGATGCGTGACAAGTGTGAGGAGTTGCGCTCGGCCAAACAAGATGCGGTGCGTGAGTTGCTCACGCTtcaggagcagcaccgagtGGAGATGCGCATCACGCACAACTCGCTACAGGAGGAAATAGCGGCCCGGGAAACGCTGGAGCGACGATTGTGCGAACTGCGCACCGAGCTGGAACGATTGCAGGCAGAAAATGCGGCCGAATGGGGTAAACGGGAGCGGCTCGAGACGGAAAAGCTCAACATGGAGCGTGAAACGAAGAAACTGCGCGCCGAGTGCCAAGATCTGCAGGAGCGACTCGAACGCAAGGGCCGCCCATTGGTCAACAGTGATGTGGAGCTGCGATCTTTGCAGCAGGAACTGTTAGATAAAAATAAG GAACTGAGTGATCTACGGCATTCGCAtagcaaaatgaaaaagatgctcTCGGAAGCCAACACCGAGCTGGGGCATGCGGTGCGCCGGGCCGAGCAATACGAAACCGAGGTGAAACGGTTGCGGTCACGCGTAGAGGAACTAAAGCACGAACTGGCCGGTGCGGAAGATGAACTGGATGCGGCCTGTAATCATGTGCGCCGTCTGCAGCGCACAAACGAAGAGCTTAGTGGCCAAACTGAGGGCCTGCAGGTGCAGATACAACATTTGCAAACAAG ACTCCGTAGCTACGGCTCAACCAATCTCCTCTCAGCCAATGATGATATCAGCGATAACGAGTGA